The genomic DNA ACATTATGGATATGCAAAAGGGCTATTATTCTCCCAGCTTGGTCAAACGCTGGATAAGCCTAAATATGTTGTCCTGAATGCAGATGAAGAATGGTATGAGCGGTACAGTAATATGACCGCCCATGAAGTCATCAGCTATGGTCTTGACGCACATGCCGACTTCAAGGCTGAGAACGTCGACTACTATAATGATAAAACGACGTTCACGCTCCATTCTCCTGAAGGAGTGTACGAGGTCGAGATGAAACTTCTTGGCCGGTTCAATGTTTATAATGCTTTGACAGCTATGGCATCACTGTTCGCAAAAGGAATGAAGGTTGAACGGATCGTTGAGATCTTCCGTGACCTCCCGCCTGTGGACGGACGTATGCAAAAAGTCGAGATGGAGGCACCATTATCGGTCTACATCGACTACGCCCATACACCGGATGCCATTGAAAAAGCAATCGAGTCCGTCATGCCTTTCAAGGAAAACAAGATCATTTTCCTTGTCGGTACAGGTGGAAACCGCGATAAGTCGAAGCGTCCGACGATGGCAGAAAAAGCATCCATTGCGGACTATGTGATCCTGACGACCGATGATCCAAGATATGAGGAATATGACAGTATCCTTAAAGATCTGGAAAAAGGGATGCAGCATGATCAGTATGCATTGATCGGGGACAGGGCAGAAGCCGTCAAGCATGCCGTTGAAGTGTCTGAACCCGGAGATATCATCATCTTTGCAGGAAAAGGGCATGAAGACTATCAGATCATTGAAAACACCAAGTATCCACATAGCGACAAACAGATCGCCATTGAAGAAAGCCGTATCAAATACGTGCATCATACATGATAAAAAACCGGCCGGGAATTACTCCCCGACCGGTTTTTTTCATGGAAAAAGGGCCCCCATCGGGAACCCTTTTTTGATTCAACAGTAATCAGACAAACATTCCTGCGATGGCAGCACTGAGAAGTGACGCAAGTGCCCCAGCAAGCACTGCCCGCAATCCCATTTTGGCGATCTCTGGTCGACGGTTCGGTGCCAGATTACCAAGCCCTCCAAGGAGGATCCCAAGGGAAGATACGTTGGCGAAACCACAAAGGGCGAAGGAAATGATCGCAACCGCTTTGTCAGATAGATCACCAAGTACAGGAGCAAAATTAGAATAGGCAACAAATTCGTTGATCACGAGCTTTTGCCCGATGAAATTTCCTGCAGTGACCGCTTCGCTCCAAGGCACCCCGATCGCCCATGCAAGTGGAGAGAAGACATAGCCAAGGATCAGTTCAAGGGTGAGGTCGGAATAACCGAATACTCCCCCAATCAAGCCGAGGATTCCGTTGATCAAAGCGACAAGCGCAATGAAAGCAAGCAACATCGCCCCAATATTCAAGGCAAGCTGTAAACCGACGCTGGCTCCTTTTGCAGCAGCATCGATGACATTTGCTGAATCAGAATCAGCTTCCATCTTGAAGCTATCAGGTTCTGGGGTGTCATCGGTTTCTGGTACAAACAGCTTGGCCATTACGAGTCCGGCAGGTGCGGCCATGAAGCTTGCGGCTAGCAGGTACTCGAGAGGCACACCAAGTAGGGAATAGCCTACCAGGACGGATCCTGCAACAGAAGCCAGCCCACCTGTCATGACGGCGAATAGTTCGGATTTGGTCATCGTAGACAAATATGGTCTGATGACGAGTGGTGCTTCCGTCTGTCCTACGAAGATATTGGCAGCAGCTGAAAGAGATTCAGCTTTACGCGTACCAAGAAGCTTCGAAAGCGCTCCTCCGATGATTTTGATGAAGAACTGCATGATATTCAGGTAGTACAATACAGAAATGAGAGCCGAGAAGAAAATAACGACTGGAAGAACATTAAAAGCAAACACATATCCAATCCCGGATTTTTCAGTGAATAATCCACCGAATAAGAAATCAATACCTTCATTGGAATAGTTGATGATTTCATTGATTCCAAGGGTAAGCCACTTAAGTCCACTCTGACCCCATGATGTTTCCAATACAAGGAAGGCGAAAATGATTTGTATGATGAGCCCGCCGATCACACTCCGATAGTTGATGCGCTTTTTATCGGATGAGAAGAGAAAGCCGATTCCCAACACAACTAAAATTCCAAAAATCCCCCATAAATACTGCATTCTGTCACCTCTTAGTAGTATGTTTTTCTGGTTGTTCGGTTTTTTATTTTACAGTTCTTTCAGAAGTCTGACAACCACCAATTTTCAAGAAGTACGTACATCTGTGTAGGTTAGTGTGTACATATATAGCGTTTTCATGAAAAGGCATACATAATCCAGATGAGATAAAAACTTTTTGGGGATAATGGAAGGAAAAGGTATTCCTGTAGTGTGGAATTGGTACTGAACATCAGAGATTTATTGCAAAGTAACTATAGAAAGAATATGATGGGAAAGTGAGTACGACAAGAAAGGAAAGAACTAATGAAAATAGACTTTATTGAAGAAGTAAAATCAAGACGTACATTTGCGATCATATCCCATCCGGATGCCGGTAAAACGACTCTGACAGAGCAACTGCTGCTGTTCGGGGGAGCCATCCGCGCAGCCGGGACGGTCAAAGGGAAAAAGACCGGGAAGTATGCCACTTCCGACTGGATGGAAATTGAAAAACAGCGGGGAATCTCGGTCACAAGTTCCGTCATGGCCTTCGACTATAACGATTTCCGCGTCAACATCCTTGATACCCCTGGTCACCAGGATTTCTCCGAAGATACGTACCGGACCCTCATGGCCGTTGATAGTGCCGTGATGATCATCGATTCCGCAAAAGGGATCGAGGCACAGACGCTTAAGCTGTTCAAAGTATGCCGTATGAGAGGGATTCCGATCTTCACTTTCATCAATAAACTTGACCGTCAGGGACGCGAACCGTTGGAACTGTTGGAAGAGCTCGAAGAAGTACTGGGGATCCAATCTTACCCTATGAACTGGCCGATCGGAATGGGGAAAGAATTCCTCGGCATTTATGATCGTTTCCATAATCGCATCGAACAATTCCGTGTCGAGGAAGATGATCGCTTCATTTCCCTGAATGACGAAGGAGAGATTGCCGGTGAACATCCACTGACTGAAAGCGGCTTGTACCAGCAGGCACTTGAGGATATCCTTCTATTGAACGAAGCAGGAAATGAGTTCTCGAAGGACAGGATCGCCTCAGGAGAACTCTCTCCTGTATTTTTCGGAAGTGCCTTGACGAACTTCGGGGTACAGACATTCCTTGAAACGTATCTGCAGTTCGCTCCTTCTCCTCAACCGAGAAATTCGGATGCTGGAGAAATTGAACCGACAGCAGATGAGTTCTCCGGATTCGTATTCAAGATCCAGGCGAATATGAACCCTGCCCACCGTGACAGGATCGCCTTCGTACGGATTTGCTCGGGTCAGTTTGAGCGTGGGATGACGGTCAATCTGCCTCGAACAGGCAAGCCGATCAAGCTCAGTCAGTCGACCCAGTTCCTTGCAGATGATCGAAGCACCGTGAATGAAGCGGTCAGCGGGGACATCATCGGGGTATACGATACCGGGACCTACCAGATCGGAGATACCCTTGTCCAAGGGAAGAAGAACTTCCAGTATGAGAAACTGCCACAGTTCACTCCTGAATTATTCGTACGGGTGACAGCAAGGAACGTCATGAAGCAGAAGCACTTCCAAAAAGGGATCCTTCAACTTGTCCAAGAAGGAGCCATCCAGTACTATAAAACGCGTACAGAGGATGTCATCCTTGGGGCTGTCGGACAGCTCCAATTCGAGGTATTCGAGCACCGGATGAAGAATGAGTACAATGTAGATGTGAAGATGGAATCCGTCGGTTCCAAAATCGCACGCTGGATCGAGAACGAGGAAGACGTGAAGGACACGATGTCCAGTCAGCGAAGCATGCTGGTGAAGGATCGTCATGGACAGATGGTCTTCTTGTTTGAAAATGACTTTGCCATGAGATGGTTCCAGGATAAACACCCTGAAATCAAACTGTATAGCTTGCTATAAGGAAAAAGTCGCAGCATGTTGCTGCGGCTTTTTTGCATACCTGACTCATGCAAGAGACAGTAAAAAGGTAAATAATGATATGAGGGGGTAAATGGTCTGGTTTTCAAAGGTGGATGCAGGCGTATACGAAGATTTTTCAATATATAAAGTGAAATAACTGGCTTTATATAGGTAAAAAGATTTAGTATTGTAGGAAAGACTTGTGAAATGAGGGAGACATATGAAAACCACGTGCATCCATTGCGGTGTGACCATGCAGTATGAATCCAAAGGACAATTGAATGTACCATCGATCGGGCAAGCGTTTATCTATCGGTCCAAGGAGGAGTTGGAGGGGGTGGCCAAGTCACTTGCCGAGCATTCCGATGAAATTCAAGTTCATCTAAATGGCAAACACCAGATGACCGCTTCTGAACTCCACTACCGACTTAAATATGAAGAGGTCGTCACGTTAATTCAGTCTGAGAGATTCATCAGCCATCTCCAGCCTATTATCAATGTTGCATCGGGAGAAATTTACGGATATGAATCATTGCTGAGGAGTAATTCAAGGACATTGAATCCAGGGCTTTTATTCAAAGCGGCATCTCTTACAGGATTCCACTCCATGCTTGATCAGAAAGCGAGGCGTGCAGCCATAGAGGCGAAGAGTAAATACGTTCCGCGCGGTGTGAAAAGCTTTATCAATTTCCTTCCATCCACCATCTACAATCCGGAATTTTGTTTGCGTCACACATTCCAGATCGTAGAAGATTTCGGAGTCGACCCGAATGATCTCGTGTTCGAGGTCGTAGAAACCGAAAAAATCGAAGATATTGATCATTTGAAGAAGGTATTGAATGTATATAAAAGGGAAGGAATGAGGGTCGCACTCGACGATGTGGGCTCCGGATTTGCCGATCCTGAACTCCTTACCCTCCTGAATCCCGATTATGTGAAAATCGACCGCTCCTATATCGATCATTGCGATGAGAGTCCAGACAAGCAGGCCTTTCTGCGGAAAATCATCCATCTGGCACGCGAACGAGGCATCACGGTGTTAGGGGAAGGAATCGAGAGAAAGGAAGAACTCGAGTATTGCCGAAGCATCGGTATCGATCTTGCTCAAGGTTATTTCATAGGGAAGCCGATGGAACGTCCATTGATTCCTTCATTCACTTTTGATTGACAAAAATGAAAACCATGATAAAATACTCATATATTACTTTAGCGCTTAAAAGCGTTTAAGGAAAATAGTGAGAGTAAACGATCTTGAACCAGCATAGTAGGTTGAGGGGAACAGCAATCAGAGATCAGGCGGTTTGGTGAAAGCCTTGAGTTCCTTTTAAGTGAATTACACTGCTTCTGGAGGGAAACCTCTAAAAAGGGATCGGAAAGATAGAGTGGGGATGGACCTTAGGTGTTACCAGCTAAAGGCCGTTCCAATTAGGGTGGTACCGCGGAGAGCTCTTCGTCCCTATTTCAGGGAGAGGGTTCTTTTTTTCGTCCTTTCCCGCTAAACAGCATAGATAAGGAAGTGACATACGTTGAACAAACATATTTCAAACAGGCCAAAAGTCTGGGAAGCTGCCTTCATTCTCATCATGGTTCTGTCCATGATCGGCACCTTTCTCATCAAACTGGAGACGGTTCCTCATATCCCCATTGCCGTTGCCCTCATCCTTCTTACCATTTACGGATTGGTGAAAAAGGTCTCCTTTAAATCAATCGAAGAAGGAATGATTTCAGGCATTCAAGGAGGTCTGGGTGCCATTCTCCTGTTCATATTCATTGGGATGCTCGTGGGGAGCTGGCTAACGAGCGGTACGATCCAGACCATCATGTATGGTGGATTTTCTTTTCTCACCCCCGCTTATTTCTATGCCATTGCCTTTTTGATCACCGCCCTTTGCGGAGTCATCGTTGGTAGCTCTTTGACTACAGCGGCAACCATCGGTGTCGCTATCATCGGGATTTCTGAAACCATGGGGTTATCCATGGGGATCACAGCCGGTGCCATCGTTTCCGGGGCGTTTTTCGGGGATAAGATGTCACCATTATCCGATACCACGAATCTTGCATCTTCCGTCGTGAAGGTTGACCTTTTTGAACACATAAGGAATATGGCATGGACCACGATCCCCGCCTTCATCATTTCGGTGATCCTGTTTGCCGTTTTATCACCGGACGGAAAGAGTGCAGGTCTTGGAGATCTGGATGCCCTTAAACAGGCATTGGGGGATACGGGAGTTATCCATTGGTATAGTCTAATCCCGCTGCTCCTGCTTGTCGTCATGGTGATGATGAAGATTCCTGCTTTGCTGACGCTTGCCATTAATATTGTCGTGTCAACCGGCCTTGCCTTCATTCACGGAATGATAGGGGGAAAGGCAATCTTGAATGCCCTGTTCTCCGGATATGTTTCAAAGTCTGGAAATGAAGCCCTTGATTCACTGTTAACAAGAGGAGGGATCGACAGCATGATGTTTACCATCGGACTTGTCATCCTGTCTCTGAGCCTTGGGGGACTTCTATTCAAGCTGGGGATCATACCGGTCCTCTTGGAGAAAGTCAGCTCCATCCTTCAGTCTGCAAGCAGAACAATCTTTACTACGGCTTTGACGGCAATCGGTTTGAACTTTGCCATTGGGGAACAATACCTTTCCATCTTGTTGACGGGAGAAGCATTCCAGGAGCAGTATAAAAAAATCGGGCTTCATCCTAAGAATCTTTCCAGGACTCTTGAAGATGCCGGAACGGTCATCAACGCCCTAGTACCGTGGGGCGTGAGCGGTATCTTCATTGCAGAGGTGCTAGGTGTACCGACACTCACCTATCTTCCTTTTGCATTCTTCTGCCTTCTGTCTCCCATCCTGACCATCCTATTCGGCTTCACGGGTTGGACGATTACGAAAACTGACGGAAAAACCGCTGAGCGTTAATGCTCAGCGGTTTTTTTTTAGCGCATGTCCATACCAGGAGAAAAGCTTCTTACCTAGAAGAAGCATGGCGATATGGAAAAGGGGTAATGTGATGATTCCACCCACCCCACGAACTGCTAAGAAGTTGAAATGAATCAGTGCATAATCGAGGGTCATCAGGATCAACAAGGTGATCCAGAACGCCACTATATTGTTTGGACGATAAAAGATCGCCAGGGTGTAGAGGTAGTTGCATACCCACGAATAAATGCTGTTCCCCGTTATGGAATTCCTCATCTCGTCTGAAAAGAGGGACAAGGGTATTTTGTAAAGATCAAGCAACGGGGACAAAATCCATGAAATGGAAAGAGTAAGCACGGACAGTGAAAAATAGAGCGTGATAAAATGAAGTTTCTCCAACCCCGGGTCTGCCATCCTCTTCCACCATTTTTTTGAAAGGTAAGCCCCGAGGAGGAGGAATATGCTCGTATAGATGCTTTTCCACCAGAAATGTTCGTATATGCCTACTAATACGAACCAACTTTCGATGAAGTAAAAGAAAGCGATGATAACCAGGATCCAGCCGAACTTCAAACGCTTGACGGCGATGACGGTCAGGGAAATAGGTACTGAAAACGCTTGGGAGCTGATGGAACCGAGTACGCTGTCATTATATTGATTGGAAAGGATGGCGGGATCGTATTCATAACTTCCCCCGAGTATGAAAATAAGGAACTCAAACACATAAGCCAATCCAGAGATGAAAAGCCAGAAGACGATGATCCTACCGGCTTGATCCCGATTTGTCATCATGAGGAACCCGAGGACCATCAATGAAAGTATGACGAGAATCAAAAACGGGAGGGAATTGGTCATCATTCGTTCTCCTTACATGAGAGGTTATGTGTATTGTTTGCAGAAAGATAGGAATTATGACGATAGGCGCACAATATGATGCGGTGGCATCTTATAGATTGAAGGATTTTCCTTTACCCTTTATAGTTGATACTATCAACAAGATAATAGAGAAAGGGGAAAGACACCGTTTGAAAATAAGTGATTTTTCCATACGTAGACCGGTATTCACAATCGTCACCATGATCCTGATCCTGATTCTTGGAGGGGTATCCCTGTCGAGGATCCCCCTTAAGCTGATCCCGGATCTTAATCCACCTGTCGGAGTGGTCGTAACATCATACCCAGGGGCAGGACCACAGGAAGTGGTGGAAAAAGTAACGAAGCCCCTTGAAGAAAGCCTTTCCACACTGCCGGGCTTGAAAAACGTCCAATCGACTGCGCAAGAAGGATCGAATTTCATCCTTATGGAGTTCTCATGGTCCACATCCATTGAAGAAATCGAGAATGATGTACTGCAGCGGATTGATCAGGCACCGCTTCCGGACGAAGCAGAAAAGCCGAGGTTCCTCAAATTCGACCCGGCCCAATTCCCCATCATCCAGTTTTCACTGAAAGCGGATGGGGACAATAATGCCCTACGGACGTTGGCGGAGCGGATGAAGCTCGAACTCAACCGTGTACCAGGAGTCGCCAACGTAAATGTCACGGGTTCGTTTGATGATGAAATCACCGTCAATCTTGATCAGGAAGCTCTTGAGAAAAAAGGGTTGAGCCAGAATGATGTCGTGAATACCCTTCGCAGCAATAACATCACGTCTCCGGGAGATACAATCGATACGGACGGAAAGACACTCACGACACGTGTCATGAGTGAACTGAAGTCCGTGAAGGAAATCAAAGGACTCACCGTAACTGTCGATCCCAAAACGGGTAAGAAAATTCCCCTTTCCGATGTAGCAGAAGTGGAAATGAAGCCGGTTGATGATAATACATACACCCGGGCTGATCAAGAGTCCGCAGTGCTGTTCAGCGTGCTTCAGCAATCGGATGCCAATACTGCTACGGTGTCAAAGGCATTCCAGAAGGAATTGGATGCCCTTCTGAAACAGGAACAGTATAAAGATGTAGATGCAGAAGTATTGTTCGACCAAGGAGATTATATTACCGACGCCATCGGAAGCATAACGAATTCCCTCCTTCTCGGCGGCGTGTTTGCCATGATCGTCCTCTTCCTCTTCTTGAGGAATGTCAGAAGTCCTTTGATCGTAGGCGTTTCCATTCCGTATTCGGTGGTCGTGACGTTTGTTCTGATGTTCTTTGCAGGCTTCAGCCTGAATATCATGACCCTTGGTGCCCTCGCACTCGGTATCGGTATGCTGGTCGATAACTCGATTGTCGTCATTGAAAACATCTACAGGCACCTTGCCATGGGGAAATCACGTAAACAGGCAGCCAGTGAAGGGGCGAAGGAAGTGGGAGGAGCCATCACGGCTTCCACACTGACAACCGTCGCTGTTTTCCTTCCTGTCGTGTTCATTTCCGGCCTCATAGGGGAAATCTTCACTGAATTTGCCTTGACCATATCCTTCAGCCTCTTCGCCTCACTTGTTGTGGCCCTGACCGTTGTACCGATGATGGCAAGCCGCATGCTCAAGGAGCCTAAGGGGAATCTTGAAGCAAGAAGAAGAAGATCGAAGTCCCGTAGCCGGTTCAAGCGATCGGTGGAGTGGACCCTGTCCCATCGAACCATTGTCCTCCTGGCTACCCTCATCCTGCTCGGCATGAGCAGCTGGGGAGCCACAAAGGTTGGTACGGAATTCCTGCCGGCTACAGATGAAGGATTCTTCACCATGAGGGTAGAACTCGAGAACGGTTCTTCGGTCAATGAAACAAACGCAGTAGTCAAAGCGATCGAAGAAAAACTTGAAAACGAAACGAACGTACAGACAGCTGTCAGCCTCGTGGGGACTGATCAAGAGCAGTCATTCAGGGGAGGCAAGTCAGGGAATATTGCAGAAATTTATGTGAAGATGAAGCCTTTTGACGAACGTGAACAGTCCATCTTTTCATTTGCCGATGAAGTAAAACCGAAGCTGGAGAAAGCGGCTCAAGAACAAAATGATACGGCAAACATCGTATTCAATCTACAATCCACTTCCGGTTCCAGCCCTCAGACCCTTACCTTCAATCTGAGAGATACAAATGAGAAGCGGCTGGATGATGGAGTTGAAAAGCTTCAAAAAAAATTAGATGGGATGGATGACGTAAACGAAGTCACAACGGATCGCATGGAAACGATCAAAGAAGTCCAGATGAAGGTTGACCGCGGGAAGGCACTCGATCAAGGACTCGCTCCTTCCCAAATCGGCTCGTTGGTTCAGGATGTGACCAGAGGGGTAACGGCTACACAGATTGTCACAGACGACTCAGAAGTCGTTAGCGTATTTGTTAAATATGATCGTGACATCACGGAAAACCTGGATTCGTTGAAGAAACTCCTGATACCTAATGGTCAGGGGAAATTCATCAAGCTGGACTCTGTCGTTGATTTCTCCATTGAAGACGGACCGGTGAGCATCAAACGGATCGATCAGCAGTCGGCTGTTCAATTCACTGTCAATTATTCTTCTGATACGAACCTAGGAACGATATCCAATAAGGTGGAAAAAGAAATCGATAAGCTCGACCTTCCTGATGAAACACAAGTATCCTTCTCTGGGGAAAAAGAGCTTCTTGACGATTCAATCAATGACATGATCCTAGCTCTTGTATTGGCTCTTGTCTTGGTATACATGGTCATGGCAGCACAGTTTGAGTCATTTAAATATCCGTTTGTTATCATGTTCACAGTTCCGCTCATGGTCATCGGAGTCGCATTGGCCTTATTGCTGACAGATACCCCTATCAGCGTTCCAGCTGTGATCGGAGTGATCATACTTGCAGGTATCGTCGTGAACAATGCCATCGTCATCGTTGATTACATCAAACAGCGTAAGGAAGACGGAATGGGGAGCTTTGATGCCATTGTTACGTCTGCACAGGACCGGATCCGCCCGATACTCATGACGGCGTTGACGACGATTCTTGGACTGGTGCCTCTTGCCCTCGGATTGGGTGAAGGGACAGAAATCAATCAGCCAATGGCCATTGCCGTAATTGGAGGGTTACTCACCAGTACGCTTTTGACTGTGTACATCATTCCCGTCATTTACAGCCTTTTTGATAAAGAGACACGAAGAAGAGCAACAAGGAAAAGAATGGAATAAGTAATGGAGCCGGATCTTCAAAGGGTTCGGTTTTTTTGCTGGTGAACGATGTGAAGCAATCGGAACGGTCGCCTACATAAGTGACAGAATTGATGTCTGCTGACATATTTAGGAGGAGATTGGTCACAATAGGGGGAGAAGAAGCTAGGAGGAGTCCAGAATGCCATTTTCCATCCATCACCCATTACCAGTGAACGTGAGGCAGATGCCGCGTGAAAACATCCATCACAAAACTTGAAGCCATTCTTTGGAGCATTGCACTGCCTGGCTTTCCTCAGCTTCTCGTCGGATTGTGGTTCAAAGGGGCACTCCTGGTCCTTTTGGAGATTTTCATCAATGTCATGAGCGACTTCAACCTGGCCATCATGTACAGTTTTTTAGGTGAGACAAAAAAAGCTGCTGGGGTCATCGATTATCAGTGGCTGATGTTCTATCCATGTTTATACATGTTCGCTATGTGGGATGCGTATAAGATTGCTTCAAACGAAAAGGAAAAGCTCAGCTATCTTCCGTTTGTTTTTTCGGCATACTTTGTGACGGTCGGCCTGATGGTTTCCCCGAAGGTCCACCTGTTCGGAGCATTCATCGGACCCATTTTCCTGCCGATGCTGTTCGTCATTCCTGGCGTGGCGGTCGGCTTTTTGGTCAGGGCCATCGTGATCCGGTTCACCAGATAAATTTATTTCTTTACTTTATGAGGGAAATAAGGTACGATTCAGGTATAAAATTAAACGTTTTCTACCTGTCAAAGGGGAGTAGCTATAGGTTCACACCTAAACAAAGTCGTCAGTTCATGGGTTCTGCCCATCGGCTTTGTTGGCATATCAACTATGCTAAGCAAGACCTTTGCCTTATTTAGGCAAGGGTCTTTTTCTTTTGATAAAATTCCTTGCCTAATGGAAAACTAACTTTATCATTGGGAGGGACTTATAGTATGGATGCATCAATGTTATTAGAATATGGATGGGTACTCCTCATCCTCATCGGTCTGGAAGGAATCCTTGCAGCCGACAATGCAGTCGTCATGGCCGTCATGGTCAAACATCTACCTGAAGAGCAGCGGAAGAAAGCGTTGTTCTATGGATTGATGGGAGCCTTCATCTTCCGTTTCGCCGCCCTTTTCCTCATCTCATTCCTTGTAAATGTTTGGCAGGTGCAGGCAATCGGAGCCATCTACCTGTTCTACGTCGCCATCCATCACTTCATCAAGAAGCGTAAGGGTGAAGGGGCTGTTGATAACGCCGAGAATAAAGGATCAGGTTTCTGGATGACTGTCCTGAAAGTCGAGCTTGCGGATATCGCCTTTGCGGTAGACTCCATGCTTGCCGCAGTGGCCCTGGCCGTAACGCTGAGACCGACAGGATGGTTCGAAGTCGGAGGGATCGATGGTGGACAGTTTACCATCATGTTCCTTGGTGGGGTCATCGGTCTAGTGATCATGCGTTTCGCCGCTACATGGTTCGTCAAGCTTCTGGAGAAATACCCCACTCTGGAATCTACAGCGTTTCTTATCGTAGGCTGGGTAGGCGTCAAGCTTGCCGTGTTCACCCTCGCCCATCCGGATGTCGCAATACTGGATCATCATTTCCCAGAGTCCAAGGTATGGAAACTGATCTTCTGGACCGTTTTGATCATCCTTTCCATCGGCGGATACCTCTTGTCGAAGAAGCGGGCAAATGCAGCCCAAACAGGGTCTTAACAATAGTCATAGTAAAAATCGGATTCAATTGCCTAAGACAATTGAATCCGGTTTTTTATTTGTTTTATGACCAGTCATACTTCATTGTTACTAGCGGTTGATTGGAGTGAAAGATGTAGTCTCCTACGGGCTCATGTGCAGGCTTGCCGTGGAGGCTCACGAGCTACCGGCCGAGAGCGAAGTCTTGCACCGAAATCATGAGCGGTTTATGGAACAGATCGTGTTCGTCATGAAATGATACGTCTCTAAATTCGTCCAACCACC from Rossellomorea marisflavi includes the following:
- a CDS encoding TerC family protein, with the protein product MDASMLLEYGWVLLILIGLEGILAADNAVVMAVMVKHLPEEQRKKALFYGLMGAFIFRFAALFLISFLVNVWQVQAIGAIYLFYVAIHHFIKKRKGEGAVDNAENKGSGFWMTVLKVELADIAFAVDSMLAAVALAVTLRPTGWFEVGGIDGGQFTIMFLGGVIGLVIMRFAATWFVKLLEKYPTLESTAFLIVGWVGVKLAVFTLAHPDVAILDHHFPESKVWKLIFWTVLIILSIGGYLLSKKRANAAQTGS
- a CDS encoding efflux RND transporter permease subunit, whose amino-acid sequence is MKISDFSIRRPVFTIVTMILILILGGVSLSRIPLKLIPDLNPPVGVVVTSYPGAGPQEVVEKVTKPLEESLSTLPGLKNVQSTAQEGSNFILMEFSWSTSIEEIENDVLQRIDQAPLPDEAEKPRFLKFDPAQFPIIQFSLKADGDNNALRTLAERMKLELNRVPGVANVNVTGSFDDEITVNLDQEALEKKGLSQNDVVNTLRSNNITSPGDTIDTDGKTLTTRVMSELKSVKEIKGLTVTVDPKTGKKIPLSDVAEVEMKPVDDNTYTRADQESAVLFSVLQQSDANTATVSKAFQKELDALLKQEQYKDVDAEVLFDQGDYITDAIGSITNSLLLGGVFAMIVLFLFLRNVRSPLIVGVSIPYSVVVTFVLMFFAGFSLNIMTLGALALGIGMLVDNSIVVIENIYRHLAMGKSRKQAASEGAKEVGGAITASTLTTVAVFLPVVFISGLIGEIFTEFALTISFSLFASLVVALTVVPMMASRMLKEPKGNLEARRRRSKSRSRFKRSVEWTLSHRTIVLLATLILLGMSSWGATKVGTEFLPATDEGFFTMRVELENGSSVNETNAVVKAIEEKLENETNVQTAVSLVGTDQEQSFRGGKSGNIAEIYVKMKPFDEREQSIFSFADEVKPKLEKAAQEQNDTANIVFNLQSTSGSSPQTLTFNLRDTNEKRLDDGVEKLQKKLDGMDDVNEVTTDRMETIKEVQMKVDRGKALDQGLAPSQIGSLVQDVTRGVTATQIVTDDSEVVSVFVKYDRDITENLDSLKKLLIPNGQGKFIKLDSVVDFSIEDGPVSIKRIDQQSAVQFTVNYSSDTNLGTISNKVEKEIDKLDLPDETQVSFSGEKELLDDSINDMILALVLALVLVYMVMAAQFESFKYPFVIMFTVPLMVIGVALALLLTDTPISVPAVIGVIILAGIVVNNAIVIVDYIKQRKEDGMGSFDAIVTSAQDRIRPILMTALTTILGLVPLALGLGEGTEINQPMAIAVIGGLLTSTLLTVYIIPVIYSLFDKETRRRATRKRME